A window of the Cystobacter fuscus genome harbors these coding sequences:
- a CDS encoding hydrolase produces the protein MGASPNNKVGLNALLTPDNCVLILIDHQPFQISGVQNIDPALMINNVVALAKSAKAFNVPTLLTTVIEERGGYLIKQLQDVFPEQKPINRTTINTWEDPRVVEWVKKTGRKKIVMAALWTEICLAFPVIHALGDGYEVYIVTDASGGVSVEAHTVAIQRMVQAGAVPLTSGAFMGELQRDWAREESVPKVAQIMLEHMGAVGTNFAWELQLLGSHNKTLPPGV, from the coding sequence ATGGGCGCTTCACCCAACAACAAGGTCGGACTCAACGCGCTGCTGACGCCGGACAACTGCGTGCTGATCCTCATCGATCACCAGCCGTTCCAGATCAGTGGCGTGCAGAACATCGATCCCGCGTTGATGATCAACAACGTGGTCGCGCTGGCGAAGTCCGCCAAGGCCTTCAACGTCCCCACCCTGCTGACCACCGTGATCGAGGAGCGCGGAGGCTATCTGATCAAGCAGTTGCAGGACGTCTTCCCCGAGCAGAAGCCCATCAACCGCACCACCATCAACACCTGGGAGGATCCGCGCGTCGTCGAGTGGGTGAAGAAGACCGGCCGCAAGAAGATCGTGATGGCGGCGCTCTGGACGGAGATCTGCCTGGCGTTCCCCGTCATCCACGCCCTGGGTGACGGCTACGAGGTCTACATCGTGACGGACGCCTCGGGCGGCGTGAGCGTCGAGGCCCACACCGTGGCCATCCAGCGGATGGTGCAGGCGGGCGCGGTGCCCCTCACCTCGGGGGCCTTCATGGGCGAGCTCCAGCGGGATTGGGCGCGCGAGGAGAGCGTCCCGAAGGTCGCGCAGATCATGCTCGAGCACATGGGCGCGGTGGGAACCAACTTCGCGTGGGAGCTCCAGTTGCTGGGCAGCCACAACAAGACGCTCCCTCCTGGGGTGTGA
- a CDS encoding fatty acid desaturase, whose product MSNGFIWSSADEPHAARRREMLRTHPEIKELYGPCSRTKYVCTLLVGLQLSLAFLLRDAPWWLIVLVAYAVGGVINQALLLAIHELSHNLAFRKPWHNRVFGVFINLPVGVPVSETFRYYHLRHHIHQGDERLDTDLPTEFEARLLRNRASKLLWLSCQGFAYALRPLFVDPKKPGASEIANLLVQVAFNVAVFHFWGGKALAYLPISSLIVMGLHPIAGHYISEHYVFREGQETYSYYGPLNVLAFNVGYHNEHHDFPYVPGSRLPKLRAMAPEFYDGLLSHQSWTATLWNFVMSPSLGGYSRIKRRVERRRD is encoded by the coding sequence ATGTCCAATGGCTTCATCTGGTCCAGCGCTGACGAACCGCACGCCGCGCGGCGGCGCGAGATGCTTCGCACTCATCCCGAGATCAAGGAACTCTACGGCCCGTGCTCGCGCACGAAGTACGTCTGCACGCTGCTCGTCGGGCTGCAACTCTCGCTCGCCTTCCTGTTGCGTGACGCGCCCTGGTGGCTGATTGTTCTGGTCGCCTATGCGGTGGGCGGAGTGATCAACCAGGCGCTACTCCTGGCCATTCACGAGCTCTCTCACAATCTCGCGTTTCGCAAGCCCTGGCACAATCGTGTGTTCGGTGTCTTCATCAATCTGCCCGTGGGTGTGCCGGTCTCAGAAACGTTTCGCTACTACCACCTGCGCCATCACATCCATCAGGGTGACGAGCGGCTCGACACGGATCTCCCGACGGAGTTCGAGGCGCGCTTGCTGCGCAATCGCGCAAGCAAACTGCTCTGGCTCTCTTGCCAAGGCTTTGCCTACGCGCTCCGCCCGCTGTTCGTGGATCCAAAGAAGCCGGGGGCTTCCGAGATCGCGAACCTGCTCGTGCAGGTCGCGTTCAACGTGGCCGTGTTCCATTTTTGGGGCGGCAAAGCGCTTGCCTATCTGCCGATCAGCTCACTGATCGTCATGGGGCTACATCCGATTGCCGGACACTACATCTCGGAGCACTACGTCTTCCGCGAAGGGCAGGAGACCTACTCGTACTACGGGCCGCTCAACGTGCTCGCGTTCAATGTCGGCTACCACAACGAGCACCACGACTTCCCCTACGTTCCTGGCTCGCGCCTGCCGAAGCTACGAGCGATGGCGCCGGAATTCTACGACGGTCTCCTGTCGCACCAATCGTGGACGGCGACGCTTTGGAACTTCGTCATGAGCCCCAGCCTGGGCGGTTACAGCCGCATCAAGCGGCGCGTGGAGCGGCGGCGAGACTAG
- a CDS encoding SDR family oxidoreductase, with protein sequence MNPTYDFKGQVALVTGAAMGMGLATARAFAQSGAAVVLADLDGALAAKQAAKLVEEGGIAIGVTCDVTDEAQVAAAVDRAVAEYGRLDMAFNNAGIQVPPSDAADEPVENFQRVTAVNQFGVWACMKHELRVMRAQGSGAIVNCSSLGGLVGLPQRAAYHGTKHAVLGMTKSAGVEYAPRGIRINAVCPGTIDTPMVQHMLKGQSDAMEEIMKEQSIGRLGRAEEVAAAVLWLCSPGASFVIGVGLPVDGGFTAH encoded by the coding sequence ATGAATCCCACGTACGACTTCAAGGGACAGGTGGCCCTGGTCACCGGCGCCGCGATGGGCATGGGGCTCGCCACGGCCCGTGCCTTCGCACAGAGCGGCGCGGCCGTGGTGCTGGCCGACCTCGACGGAGCTCTTGCCGCGAAGCAAGCGGCGAAGCTCGTCGAGGAAGGCGGCATCGCGATCGGCGTGACTTGCGACGTGACCGACGAGGCGCAAGTCGCCGCCGCGGTCGACAGGGCGGTCGCCGAATATGGCCGGCTCGACATGGCGTTCAACAATGCCGGCATCCAGGTGCCGCCGAGCGATGCCGCCGACGAACCGGTCGAGAACTTCCAGCGCGTGACGGCGGTCAACCAATTCGGCGTCTGGGCATGCATGAAGCACGAGCTGCGCGTCATGCGCGCGCAAGGGTCGGGCGCGATCGTCAACTGCTCGTCGCTGGGCGGCCTGGTCGGCCTGCCCCAGCGCGCGGCATACCACGGCACCAAGCACGCCGTGCTCGGCATGACCAAGAGCGCCGGTGTGGAGTACGCACCGCGCGGCATCCGTATCAATGCGGTCTGCCCCGGCACGATCGACACGCCGATGGTGCAGCACATGCTGAAGGGCCAGTCGGACGCGATGGAGGAGATCATGAAGGAGCAGTCGATCGGCCGCCTCGGCCGAGCCGAGGAGGTCGCGGCCGCCGTGCTATGGCTGTGCAGCCCGGGCGCGAGCTTCGTGATCGGCGTCGGCCTGCCGGTTGATGGCGGCTTCACCGCGCACTGA
- a CDS encoding PPC domain-containing protein, protein MGLISCSGGNNESVQTPCEGVACGPGRCEVSDDRPVCACDPGHHAEGLTCLRDGTPPFDPCAPNPCMHAGRGQCSNVQGRAVCACDPGKVEDGSGQCVSLDACEPNPCTAPHKTNCSVVEGQPVCACVSGYVPQGEACVLSVPDDHGNTPAESSPVIIDAPPTGGAFESTEDVDVFSFQAQAGHIYAFTCNPGGGATDCRVSLSDAAGQVLAVDNNGGTGFIVYEYPTAGTYFFRVSSGQVGTYTYRLEDLGFDDHGDTPSEATPVTPSSTSVGAILHATTDVDVFSFEAAAGHIYELACNTSAFDCDLVLLNALGTVVASDTTHTTYARVRVELNTPGTYFFRIQPGGSTVGAYTYRLQDLGVDDHGDTLATATPITPGTSGVPAQFEVSRDEDWFSFTATAGRLYDFTCSTASIDCDVYLLDATGNVVAADTTSTTVTRVRRKFTTGGTFYYRVVASSGWNVSYTSYTYRLQDLGVDDHGDTLATATPITPSASWVPAQFEVSRDEDWFSFTATAGRLYEFSCSTASIDCDLYLLDSEGKVIVANTTSTSTTRVRWRPTTGGTFYYRVVAASGWNVSYTSYSYQLQDLGEYTVKVQ, encoded by the coding sequence GTGGGTCTCATCAGTTGCTCCGGAGGCAACAACGAGTCCGTCCAGACGCCGTGCGAGGGCGTCGCCTGTGGTCCCGGACGCTGCGAGGTCTCCGATGACCGGCCCGTCTGTGCCTGCGATCCAGGCCACCACGCCGAGGGCCTGACGTGCCTGCGCGACGGCACGCCCCCGTTCGATCCGTGCGCGCCCAACCCGTGCATGCACGCGGGCCGGGGCCAGTGCTCCAACGTGCAGGGCCGGGCCGTCTGCGCGTGCGATCCGGGCAAGGTGGAGGACGGAAGCGGGCAGTGTGTCTCGCTCGACGCCTGCGAGCCCAATCCCTGCACCGCACCGCACAAGACGAATTGCTCCGTGGTGGAGGGGCAGCCGGTCTGCGCGTGCGTGAGCGGCTACGTGCCCCAGGGCGAGGCGTGTGTGCTGTCGGTTCCGGATGACCACGGCAACACGCCCGCCGAGTCCTCGCCCGTCATCATCGACGCGCCGCCCACCGGGGGCGCGTTCGAATCGACGGAGGACGTGGACGTCTTCTCGTTCCAGGCCCAGGCGGGCCACATCTACGCCTTCACGTGCAACCCCGGCGGCGGCGCGACGGACTGCCGGGTGAGCCTGTCGGACGCGGCCGGTCAGGTGCTGGCGGTCGACAACAACGGCGGCACGGGCTTCATCGTCTACGAGTACCCCACGGCCGGGACGTACTTCTTCCGGGTGTCTTCCGGCCAGGTGGGCACCTACACGTACCGGCTGGAGGATCTCGGCTTCGACGACCACGGCGACACGCCGTCCGAGGCCACCCCGGTGACGCCCTCGAGCACGTCCGTTGGCGCGATCCTCCACGCGACCACGGACGTGGACGTGTTCTCGTTCGAGGCCGCCGCGGGCCATATCTACGAGCTCGCGTGCAATACGTCGGCGTTCGACTGTGACCTGGTGCTGCTGAACGCACTCGGCACGGTGGTGGCCTCGGACACCACCCACACCACGTACGCGCGGGTCCGCGTGGAGTTGAACACGCCTGGCACCTACTTCTTCCGGATCCAGCCGGGAGGCTCGACGGTGGGTGCCTACACGTACCGGCTGCAGGACCTGGGCGTGGATGACCATGGGGACACGCTGGCCACCGCCACGCCCATCACCCCGGGCACGAGCGGGGTGCCGGCGCAGTTCGAGGTGTCCAGGGACGAGGACTGGTTCTCGTTCACCGCCACGGCGGGTCGCCTCTACGACTTCACCTGCTCGACCGCGTCCATCGACTGCGACGTGTACCTGCTGGATGCCACTGGGAACGTGGTGGCGGCGGACACCACGTCCACGACCGTCACCCGGGTGCGCAGGAAGTTCACCACGGGCGGGACGTTCTACTACCGGGTCGTGGCCAGCTCGGGCTGGAACGTCTCGTACACGAGCTACACGTACCGGCTGCAGGATCTGGGCGTGGATGACCATGGGGACACGCTGGCCACGGCCACGCCCATCACCCCGAGCGCGAGCTGGGTGCCGGCACAGTTCGAGGTGTCCAGGGACGAGGATTGGTTCTCGTTCACCGCCACGGCGGGCCGCCTCTACGAATTCAGCTGCTCGACCGCGTCCATCGACTGCGACCTGTACCTGCTGGACTCCGAGGGGAAGGTGATTGTGGCGAACACCACGTCCACGTCCACGACGCGGGTGCGCTGGAGGCCCACCACGGGCGGGACGTTCTACTACCGGGTCGTGGCCGCCAGCGGCTGGAACGTCTCGTACACGAGCTATTCGTACCAGTTGCAGGATCTGGGGGAGTACACGGTCAAGGTGCAGTAG
- a CDS encoding FG-GAP-like repeat-containing protein, producing MKPGVSNNILDWMSFRRTQKAIALACFAAGSAGVIGTGCSNEFVDVGSGEEVGSTARSFEEFKAGVYRELETGVYIVDGDTALESEKQLEEFFMLHRQGGALTVNQVNGADDRWNDTQKVNLTYCVSTAFGANYNAVVQAMASASAAWQSVANVRFIYASSHDVNCNAGSDNVVFDVSPTSGQPYLARAFFPSYARANRNVLIDASSFGTIAPYTLTGILRHELGHTLGFRHEHTRPEAGACFENNGWRPLTTYDSASVMHYPQCNGSNRSDLVLTAKDQCGAASLYGGRGDIALSPTRVWLSGAGNWSWASSKIVAGDFTGDGKADLAAFYDYGNANTGLWLFPSTGTGFASPTRPWLSGAGNWSWASSKIVAGDFTGDGKADLAAFYDYGNANTGLWLFPSTGTGFASPTRVWLSGAGNWSWASSKPVAGDFTGDGKADLAALYDYGNANTGLWLFPSTGTGFASPTRPWLSGAGNWGWASSEPVAGDFTGDGKADLAAFYDYGNANTGLWLFPSTGTGFASPTRPWLSGAGNWSWASSKPVAGDFTGDGKADLAALYDYGNANTGLWLFPSAGTGFASPTRPWLSGAGNWSWAGSKPVAGDFTGDGKADLATFYDYGNANTGIWLFPSAVSCP from the coding sequence ATGAAGCCCGGTGTGTCTAACAATATTTTGGATTGGATGTCCTTCAGGCGTACGCAGAAAGCCATCGCGCTTGCCTGCTTCGCCGCAGGCTCAGCAGGAGTGATTGGCACCGGGTGCTCGAATGAGTTCGTGGACGTCGGAAGCGGCGAAGAGGTAGGCAGCACGGCCAGAAGCTTCGAGGAATTCAAGGCGGGCGTGTACCGCGAGCTCGAGACGGGGGTGTATATCGTTGATGGTGATACGGCATTGGAATCCGAGAAACAGCTCGAAGAATTCTTCATGCTTCACCGGCAGGGCGGAGCGCTGACCGTCAATCAGGTCAATGGAGCGGACGACCGCTGGAACGACACGCAAAAAGTGAACCTCACCTACTGCGTGAGCACCGCGTTTGGCGCCAACTACAACGCCGTCGTCCAGGCCATGGCGAGCGCCTCCGCGGCCTGGCAATCGGTGGCGAATGTGCGGTTCATCTACGCGAGCAGTCACGATGTGAATTGCAATGCGGGCAGTGACAACGTCGTGTTCGATGTCAGCCCCACCAGCGGGCAGCCCTATCTCGCCCGCGCGTTCTTCCCGAGTTACGCTCGGGCGAATCGCAATGTGCTCATCGACGCGAGTTCATTCGGCACTATTGCGCCCTATACCCTGACCGGCATCTTGAGACATGAACTGGGGCATACGCTCGGTTTCCGGCACGAGCATACGCGTCCAGAAGCGGGGGCCTGCTTCGAGAACAACGGGTGGCGCCCCCTGACGACCTACGACTCGGCCTCGGTCATGCACTACCCACAGTGCAACGGGAGCAACCGGAGCGATCTCGTCTTGACGGCAAAGGATCAATGCGGTGCGGCCTCGCTCTACGGCGGCAGAGGTGACATCGCGCTTTCGCCCACCCGCGTCTGGCTGAGTGGCGCAGGCAATTGGAGCTGGGCCAGCAGCAAGATCGTCGCGGGTGACTTCACGGGCGACGGCAAGGCCGACCTGGCCGCCTTCTATGACTATGGGAATGCGAACACCGGCCTCTGGCTCTTCCCGTCGACCGGGACGGGCTTCGCCTCCCCCACCCGCCCCTGGCTGAGTGGCGCGGGCAATTGGAGCTGGGCCAGCAGCAAGATCGTCGCGGGCGACTTCACGGGCGACGGCAAGGCCGACCTGGCCGCCTTCTATGACTATGGGAATGCGAACACCGGCCTCTGGCTCTTCCCGTCGACCGGGACGGGCTTCGCCTCCCCCACCCGCGTCTGGCTGAGTGGTGCAGGCAATTGGAGCTGGGCCAGCAGCAAGCCCGTCGCGGGTGACTTCACGGGCGACGGCAAGGCCGACCTGGCCGCCCTCTATGACTATGGGAATGCGAACACCGGCCTCTGGCTCTTCCCGTCGACCGGGACGGGCTTCGCCTCCCCCACCCGCCCCTGGCTGAGTGGCGCGGGCAATTGGGGCTGGGCCAGCAGCGAACCCGTCGCGGGTGACTTCACGGGCGACGGCAAGGCCGACCTGGCCGCCTTCTATGACTATGGGAATGCGAACACTGGCCTCTGGCTCTTCCCGTCGACCGGGACGGGCTTCGCCTCCCCCACTCGCCCCTGGCTGAGTGGCGCGGGCAATTGGAGCTGGGCCAGCAGCAAGCCCGTCGCGGGTGACTTCACGGGCGACGGCAAGGCCGACCTGGCCGCCCTCTATGACTATGGGAATGCGAACACCGGCCTCTGGCTCTTCCCGTCGGCCGGGACGGGCTTCGCCTCCCCCACCCGCCCCTGGCTGAGTGGTGCAGGCAATTGGAGCTGGGCCGGCAGCAAGCCTGTCGCGGGTGACTTCACGGGCGATGGCAAGGCCGACCTGGCGACCTTCTATGACTACGGGAATGCAAACACCGGCATCTGGCTCTTCCCGTCGGCTGTCTCCTGCCCCTGA
- a CDS encoding IS1182 family transposase: protein MTLAVSPPKVTGEIARWTPPRELNEQEQQIVERMSRNGKLFAFLRLNRHKLMDEAFQAELASMYRQTGAGKVAIAPGLMAMAILLQGYMGVSDATLVELTVFDLRVQMVLGWLGHSEPAFSQGSLYEFRQRLMRNQMDRRLLEKTVEVAREQKEFGERKLKTLLRVAIDSKPLEGAGRVEDTINLVGHAARKVMMCVAKLLGCSKQQACREAGIPLLLEKSIKKGLDVDWSEAGQKKKALQALLEQVESMLSWLRKNLAEEMEEEPLREHVQTLEQIRKQDLEPDPEGGGVRVRQQVAEERRVSVEDGEMRHGRKSKSKRFNGFKQHVATALDEELILACAVTPANRPEAEATPALEKDMEKQGVKIDELHIDRGYINSSIVDSVLEEGGEVLSKPWKARNGELFAKSDFKIDMRSRTITCPEGKTMRFELGKTVEFATKDCETCPLREKCTQAQIGQGRTVAISEDEALQHKLRKLMKTPAGRERLRKRVGVEHRQAHIARRQGRRARYRGVRKNVFDLRRAASIQNLETWQRHLELSQQQVG, encoded by the coding sequence ATGACCTTAGCCGTCAGTCCGCCGAAGGTGACCGGAGAGATAGCTCGATGGACTCCTCCGCGGGAGTTGAACGAGCAAGAGCAACAGATTGTCGAACGGATGAGCCGTAACGGCAAGCTGTTCGCTTTTCTGCGTCTGAATCGGCACAAGCTGATGGATGAGGCTTTTCAGGCGGAACTGGCCTCCATGTACCGCCAGACAGGAGCAGGGAAAGTGGCTATAGCACCCGGGCTGATGGCAATGGCAATACTCTTACAGGGATACATGGGAGTGTCGGATGCCACCCTGGTGGAACTGACGGTCTTCGACTTGAGAGTGCAGATGGTGTTGGGCTGGTTGGGTCACAGCGAGCCGGCGTTCTCCCAGGGCTCGTTGTATGAGTTTCGTCAGCGGCTGATGAGAAACCAAATGGACCGGCGCCTCCTGGAGAAGACAGTCGAGGTGGCGCGGGAACAGAAAGAGTTCGGTGAGCGAAAGCTCAAGACGCTGTTGCGAGTGGCGATTGACTCAAAGCCACTGGAGGGAGCTGGCCGGGTAGAGGACACCATCAACCTGGTAGGACACGCAGCGCGCAAGGTGATGATGTGCGTGGCGAAGCTGCTGGGATGTTCCAAGCAGCAGGCCTGCCGAGAGGCGGGTATTCCCTTGTTGTTGGAAAAAAGTATCAAGAAGGGATTGGATGTGGACTGGAGCGAAGCGGGGCAGAAAAAGAAAGCGCTGCAAGCCCTGCTCGAGCAAGTGGAAAGCATGCTGTCCTGGCTAAGAAAGAATCTGGCAGAGGAGATGGAAGAGGAGCCTTTGAGGGAACACGTTCAGACTCTCGAGCAGATTCGCAAGCAGGACCTGGAGCCGGACCCAGAAGGAGGAGGTGTCCGCGTTCGCCAGCAAGTGGCGGAAGAGAGACGAGTGTCGGTAGAAGATGGGGAGATGCGTCATGGACGCAAGAGCAAAAGCAAGCGCTTCAACGGATTCAAGCAGCATGTGGCCACGGCGCTGGACGAAGAACTCATCCTGGCATGTGCTGTGACGCCCGCCAACCGACCTGAAGCGGAGGCAACACCGGCGCTTGAGAAGGACATGGAGAAGCAAGGAGTGAAGATTGACGAGTTACACATAGACCGGGGGTATATCAACAGCAGTATCGTGGACAGCGTGCTCGAGGAGGGAGGGGAAGTGCTGAGCAAGCCGTGGAAGGCACGCAATGGGGAGTTGTTCGCGAAGTCAGACTTCAAAATAGATATGCGAAGCCGGACCATCACGTGTCCGGAGGGGAAGACAATGCGCTTCGAACTGGGAAAGACAGTCGAATTCGCGACAAAGGACTGTGAGACTTGTCCATTGCGCGAGAAATGTACACAAGCCCAGATAGGACAAGGACGGACTGTGGCAATCAGTGAAGATGAAGCGCTCCAGCACAAGTTGCGCAAATTAATGAAGACACCTGCTGGGCGAGAGCGACTCAGGAAGCGAGTAGGGGTGGAACATCGACAAGCCCATATAGCGCGACGACAGGGGCGTCGTGCGCGCTATCGGGGCGTGCGTAAGAACGTCTTTGATCTACGACGTGCGGCCAGCATCCAGAATTTGGAGACATGGCAACGCCATCTAGAGTTGTCCCAGCAGCAGGTGGGATGA
- a CDS encoding AraC family transcriptional regulator, which produces MLLEPSRAGTPPDAPKIRSAHGIKTVRSKSRTWNGVTVYALDIEVLPGRAWIDLTSEQGSLSIILETVGGHVETRQTLDLPNPAHHQTLRPISLIPKGMTLWGHAEDSRRVREARLDFDFAPLESVLGEELDRRKFETPLLTFRDDRIWRIGELLAAQCETPDSLSQLYGDSLTTALFIDLLRMGRRPPNERKQGGLAPWQLRKAKDYLQAHLSDDVRLRELAQLTGLSQSQFGRAFKVSTGMTPFRWQTQARITRARELLLDGRLSLAEISLATGFSEQSHFTRVFQRVVGTSPGAWRRARRW; this is translated from the coding sequence ATGTTGTTGGAACCCTCCCGTGCGGGGACGCCCCCCGACGCGCCGAAGATCCGTTCGGCGCATGGCATCAAGACCGTCAGGAGCAAGAGCCGGACCTGGAACGGCGTCACGGTGTACGCGCTGGACATCGAGGTGCTGCCGGGCCGGGCGTGGATCGATCTCACGTCCGAGCAGGGCAGCCTGTCGATCATCCTGGAAACAGTCGGGGGGCACGTCGAGACACGTCAGACGCTCGACCTGCCCAATCCGGCCCATCACCAGACCCTCCGCCCCATCAGCCTCATCCCCAAGGGCATGACGCTCTGGGGACATGCGGAAGACAGCCGCCGCGTACGCGAAGCCCGGCTCGACTTCGACTTCGCCCCCCTCGAATCGGTGCTGGGCGAGGAGCTCGACCGGCGGAAGTTCGAGACGCCCCTGCTGACGTTCCGAGATGACCGCATCTGGCGGATCGGAGAACTCCTGGCGGCCCAATGCGAGACACCCGACTCGCTCAGCCAGCTCTACGGCGACAGCCTGACGACCGCCTTGTTCATCGATCTGCTGCGAATGGGCAGGCGGCCCCCCAACGAGCGCAAGCAGGGGGGACTCGCCCCCTGGCAGCTCCGGAAGGCGAAAGACTATCTCCAGGCCCATCTGTCGGACGACGTGAGGCTTCGGGAGCTGGCCCAGCTCACGGGCCTGTCCCAATCCCAGTTCGGCCGGGCCTTCAAGGTCTCCACCGGCATGACGCCCTTCCGCTGGCAGACCCAGGCGCGAATTACCCGGGCGCGGGAGCTGCTGCTCGACGGCCGCCTGTCGCTCGCGGAGATCTCGCTCGCCACGGGCTTCTCCGAGCAGAGTCACTTCACGCGCGTCTTCCAACGCGTGGTGGGCACCTCTCCCGGTGCCTGGCGGCGCGCACGGAGGTGGTAG
- a CDS encoding VOC family protein, translated as MNKQIIFNLPVRDLDKSKAFFSALGFSFNPHFSNESSAFMVIVDGSINAMLMTEAFFKSFINKPVVQAKEANEVIICLSCESREEVDRLIAKATAAGARIPHPPEDHGFMYDQGFEDLDGHLWNLVWTAPQA; from the coding sequence ATGAACAAGCAGATCATCTTCAACCTGCCGGTCAGGGACCTGGACAAATCCAAGGCCTTCTTTTCCGCTCTCGGATTCAGCTTCAATCCGCACTTTTCCAACGAGAGCTCGGCGTTCATGGTCATCGTGGACGGCAGTATCAATGCCATGCTGATGACCGAAGCCTTTTTCAAGAGCTTCATCAACAAGCCCGTCGTGCAGGCGAAGGAGGCCAACGAGGTCATCATCTGCCTGAGCTGTGAGAGCCGGGAGGAAGTCGACAGACTGATCGCCAAGGCCACCGCCGCCGGCGCTCGCATCCCGCATCCGCCGGAGGACCACGGCTTCATGTATGACCAGGGCTTCGAAGACCTCGACGGCCACCTCTGGAACTTGGTCTGGACGGCGCCGCAGGCTTGA
- a CDS encoding Imm26 family immunity protein, with product MPDEATALTAPDLPALYRRYLDCLNRRELAGLGEFVDDDVRHNDRPLGLAGRGEGESTRQKVPRRRDRVVGPTSTLHGILGMPRIYKPGSFLRTPLDDGSFGYGRVLKLPHDAYYDYRTDTPDSDLDRIASKPILFKIMVRHMEERAWELIGWRELEEQFSQPIVQFMQDIGNFRDCTIFDTVGNSRRAEPQECVGLERSAVWEEVGVEQRLLDTFMGRPNDDVERLRVRLK from the coding sequence ATGCCCGACGAGGCGACCGCCTTGACCGCCCCCGATCTTCCCGCCCTCTACCGGCGTTACCTCGACTGCCTCAACCGGCGGGAGCTGGCAGGTCTGGGCGAGTTCGTCGACGACGACGTGCGCCACAACGACCGGCCGCTCGGCCTGGCCGGGCGTGGCGAAGGAGAATCCACAAGGCAGAAGGTTCCACGCCGCCGCGACAGAGTCGTGGGGCCAACTTCAACCTTACACGGGATACTAGGGATGCCGCGAATCTACAAACCGGGCTCGTTCTTGAGAACCCCCCTTGACGACGGTTCTTTCGGTTACGGCAGGGTGCTCAAACTGCCGCATGATGCTTATTATGATTACAGGACCGATACTCCAGATTCAGATCTGGATCGGATTGCCTCGAAGCCCATCCTTTTCAAGATCATGGTCCGACATATGGAGGAGAGGGCGTGGGAACTCATTGGGTGGAGAGAACTGGAGGAGCAGTTTTCCCAACCGATCGTCCAGTTCATGCAGGACATTGGGAACTTCCGCGACTGCACGATCTTCGACACCGTCGGCAATTCGAGGCGCGCGGAGCCCCAGGAGTGTGTCGGACTTGAGCGCTCGGCTGTCTGGGAAGAGGTGGGAGTCGAGCAACGCCTGCTCGACACCTTCATGGGGCGGCCCAACGATGACGTGGAGCGCTTGAGGGTGCGCCTGAAATAG